A single genomic interval of Bradyrhizobium sp. AZCC 1693 harbors:
- a CDS encoding transposase, producing the protein MHSLLANRKLFKRKLIDLENHIRGTLLAYGLLMGAVGRGGYEARVRELFEHGDPIFSVMIEAMLDVRRAIFEGYERLHRVLLQVVQHDAVCRRLMTVPGVGPVAALSFKVGVDDPRRFARSRTVGAHFGLTPRRHQSGTSIDYEGRISRQGDVAVREAQCEAAASLLLRVRKWSALRAWGLRIAQRSSMLCAIVAVARKLAGILHRMWVSETDFHVGFGAKVTQRLRLKPAQ; encoded by the coding sequence ATGCACTCACTTCTGGCCAACAGGAAGCTCTTCAAGCGCAAGCTGATCGACTTAGAAAATCACATTCGTGGAACGCTGCTAGCGTATGGCTTGCTGATGGGAGCCGTTGGTCGCGGCGGCTACGAAGCACGCGTCCGGGAGCTCTTCGAACACGGCGATCCAATCTTTTCTGTGATGATTGAGGCCATGCTGGACGTGCGGCGGGCGATCTTCGAGGGCTACGAAAGATTGCATCGCGTGCTTCTTCAGGTGGTTCAGCACGACGCTGTTTGCCGCCGTTTGATGACGGTGCCTGGCGTCGGTCCCGTTGCCGCTCTTTCGTTCAAAGTGGGGGTAGATGATCCCAGACGCTTTGCGCGATCTCGAACAGTCGGAGCGCATTTTGGCCTGACGCCGAGGCGACATCAGTCTGGAACGTCGATCGACTACGAGGGCCGCATCAGCAGGCAGGGCGACGTTGCGGTTCGGGAGGCGCAATGCGAGGCGGCCGCAAGCCTGTTGCTACGGGTCAGGAAATGGTCGGCATTGCGGGCCTGGGGCCTGCGGATCGCCCAACGGTCGAGCATGCTGTGCGCGATCGTCGCGGTCGCGCGCAAGCTTGCCGGTATCCTGCACAGGATGTGGGTCAGCGAAACCGACTTCCACGTCGGCTTCGGCGCCAAGGTCACGCAACGATTGCGATTGAAGCCTGCACAGTAA
- a CDS encoding FixH family protein, with product MRTITCMLVAVAALMAGCPQAAHGQVRAKAAVTCVSAGQVLEYDCTIRLANARSGEPLSGLTVSVGADMPSMPGMHNVRPVKATEQTEKGVYHVRLELEMHGDWAVQIDLRGAVRDRVIAMLRFEGAEVIDVKPSSSQHRH from the coding sequence ATGAGAACGATCACTTGCATGCTTGTTGCCGTGGCGGCACTGATGGCCGGTTGTCCGCAAGCTGCGCACGGCCAGGTGCGCGCCAAGGCCGCTGTGACCTGCGTCTCGGCCGGGCAGGTGCTGGAGTACGACTGCACCATCAGGCTTGCGAACGCGCGTTCCGGCGAACCGCTCTCGGGGCTGACCGTATCCGTCGGAGCGGACATGCCCTCGATGCCCGGCATGCACAACGTACGCCCTGTGAAGGCGACCGAGCAGACGGAAAAAGGCGTTTATCACGTCCGGCTCGAGCTCGAGATGCACGGCGACTGGGCGGTGCAGATCGATCTGCGCGGCGCCGTGCGCGACCGCGTGATTGCGATGTTGCGCTTCGAAGGAGCGGAAGTCATTGACGTCAAACCATCCTCGAGCCAGCACAGGCATTGA
- a CDS encoding branched-chain amino acid ABC transporter permease: protein MDDYLVSVLSNIGVISFVALSAYLLLLTGEISFGQQAFFAIGAYAAGVATAMWGWPLALGIALGAAAGAACAVSLGIPTLRLRGLQFAIATLAFAEMVRILFELLRYQIDLDGEPVGPNGTDGFRNIRYIFDHNIEAFDFMMLIYAVLAVTLGGFMLLERSRLGVIFRMIGEDATLASLQGIAVARYKVLAAGIAGALAAVGGGLYAHLTTYVEPRTFDVMLGVHSLAYGLIGGLGTALGPLLGVVIDIGLLESVRLFAGYRMIIFGGLVALLLIVRPRGLLDERLVNSIGRLFRNTISGTPRSGRGPR, encoded by the coding sequence ATGGACGACTATCTGGTCAGCGTACTGTCCAACATCGGCGTCATCTCGTTCGTCGCGCTGTCGGCCTATCTGCTGCTGCTCACCGGGGAAATCTCCTTCGGCCAGCAGGCGTTCTTTGCGATCGGCGCGTATGCGGCCGGCGTGGCTACCGCGATGTGGGGCTGGCCGCTTGCGCTGGGCATTGCCTTGGGCGCAGCGGCGGGCGCAGCTTGCGCCGTGTCGCTCGGCATCCCGACGTTGCGGCTTCGCGGCCTTCAGTTCGCGATCGCGACGCTTGCGTTCGCCGAGATGGTGCGGATCCTGTTCGAGCTGTTGCGTTATCAGATCGACCTCGACGGCGAACCAGTTGGCCCCAACGGCACCGACGGCTTTCGCAATATCCGTTATATCTTCGATCACAACATCGAAGCCTTCGATTTCATGATGCTGATCTATGCGGTGCTGGCGGTCACGCTCGGCGGCTTCATGCTGCTCGAACGCTCGCGGCTTGGCGTCATCTTCCGCATGATCGGTGAGGATGCGACGCTTGCCTCGCTGCAGGGGATTGCGGTCGCCCGCTACAAGGTTCTCGCGGCCGGCATCGCCGGCGCGCTCGCGGCGGTCGGCGGCGGCCTCTACGCCCACCTGACCACTTATGTCGAGCCGCGAACCTTCGATGTCATGCTCGGGGTCCATTCTCTCGCCTACGGTCTGATCGGCGGGCTCGGCACTGCGCTTGGACCGCTGCTCGGGGTCGTCATCGACATCGGGCTCCTCGAATCAGTGCGACTTTTTGCGGGCTACCGCATGATCATTTTCGGCGGCCTGGTTGCGTTGCTGCTGATTGTTCGTCCGCGCGGCCTGCTCGATGAGCGACTGGTGAACAGCATTGGCCGATTGTTCCGGAATACGATATCCGGAACGCCCCGAAGCGGACGAGGACCGCGATGA
- a CDS encoding branched-chain amino acid ABC transporter permease produces the protein MIDFIQNTIDGVMIGSSYGLLALGFTVIFGVMRRLNLSYGPTVMIGAYFGTVLYLDLGAGLLAVAAAVVTGAVITGIYVERLCFAPMKAGAGIASMVSSFAIWMQLEQAAVLVLPRHTYPFPPLATGAALEIGSLLVRPDHLIMLASALLLAAVVQLALYHTRFGLGLRAVIANPIAANLIGVDVRRSVTLAFAAASAIGGVAGFLVLAVDQQVTPMFGMWATLKGLIAMMIGGLGSIPGALLGGLLLGVVEVHSHWLFGPQVRDLFAYFVLFAFLVARPGGLFGRMADVELSHRA, from the coding sequence ATGATCGATTTCATCCAGAATACGATCGACGGCGTGATGATCGGCTCGTCATACGGGCTTCTCGCGCTCGGCTTCACCGTCATCTTCGGCGTCATGCGGCGCCTCAACCTGTCCTACGGGCCCACTGTCATGATCGGCGCTTATTTCGGCACCGTGCTCTATCTGGACCTTGGCGCCGGGCTGCTTGCGGTCGCTGCCGCCGTTGTCACCGGAGCGGTGATCACCGGCATCTACGTGGAGCGGCTCTGCTTCGCGCCGATGAAGGCGGGTGCCGGGATCGCGTCGATGGTGTCGAGTTTTGCGATCTGGATGCAGCTGGAGCAGGCTGCGGTCCTGGTCCTGCCGCGTCACACCTACCCGTTTCCGCCGCTCGCGACCGGCGCAGCGCTCGAGATCGGTTCATTGCTCGTCCGTCCCGATCACCTGATCATGCTGGCGAGCGCGCTCCTGCTCGCCGCTGTCGTGCAGCTTGCGCTCTATCACACGCGCTTCGGCCTTGGCCTGCGTGCGGTGATCGCCAACCCGATTGCGGCGAACCTGATCGGCGTGGATGTCAGGCGCTCGGTCACGCTGGCGTTCGCTGCGGCATCGGCTATCGGCGGCGTGGCCGGTTTTCTCGTGCTGGCGGTCGACCAGCAGGTGACGCCGATGTTCGGCATGTGGGCAACGCTCAAGGGCCTGATCGCGATGATGATCGGCGGCCTCGGATCGATACCCGGCGCGCTGCTCGGCGGACTGCTGCTCGGCGTCGTCGAGGTGCACAGCCACTGGCTGTTCGGTCCGCAGGTGCGCGATCTGTTTGCCTATTTCGTGCTGTTCGCTTTCCTTGTGGCGCGTCCCGGCGGCCTGTTCGGCCGCATGGCTGACGTCGAGCTGTCACACAGGGCGTAA
- a CDS encoding ABC transporter ATP-binding protein, with the protein MLNVSDIVTTYGKIEALKGVSLQVEGGKITCLLGPNGAGKTTLMMTIAGILRPRRGSIRLEGAELVGLSPAKIVSRGVALVPENRLVFPEMSVRENLLAGAYQRRDKSGIAADMERMYARFPQLKERREQLAGTLSGGEQQMLAVARALMSRPRVLLMDEPSLGLAPLIVAEIFDIVAALNRDGTTILLVEQNAHMALKVAHQFFLMEQGRITFQGTPGQLAEDEVIQRAYLGTRRAAG; encoded by the coding sequence ATGCTGAACGTATCGGACATCGTCACCACTTACGGTAAGATCGAAGCGCTCAAGGGCGTGTCGCTGCAGGTTGAGGGCGGGAAGATCACCTGCCTGCTCGGACCGAACGGCGCCGGCAAGACGACCTTGATGATGACCATCGCCGGAATTCTCAGGCCCCGCCGCGGCTCGATCAGGCTCGAAGGCGCCGAGCTGGTCGGCCTGTCGCCCGCGAAAATCGTCTCGCGCGGTGTCGCGCTGGTGCCGGAGAACCGGCTGGTCTTCCCGGAGATGTCAGTGCGCGAGAACCTGCTGGCGGGGGCATACCAGCGCAGGGACAAGAGCGGGATCGCCGCCGACATGGAGCGCATGTACGCGCGCTTCCCGCAGCTGAAGGAGCGGAGGGAACAGCTTGCCGGCACGCTGTCCGGCGGCGAACAACAGATGCTGGCGGTTGCTCGCGCATTGATGTCGCGTCCGCGCGTGCTGTTGATGGACGAGCCCTCGCTCGGCCTCGCGCCCCTTATCGTGGCGGAGATCTTCGATATCGTCGCTGCGCTCAATCGCGACGGCACCACCATCCTGCTGGTGGAGCAGAATGCGCATATGGCCCTGAAGGTGGCGCACCAGTTTTTCCTGATGGAGCAAGGCCGCATCACCTTCCAGGGCACGCCCGGTCAGCTGGCGGAAGACGAGGTGATCCAGCGGGCCTATCTCGGTACCCGCCGCGCCGCCGGATGA
- a CDS encoding ABC transporter ATP-binding protein, giving the protein MLDLQGIAKYFGGVHAVDGIDLTVKRGEILGLIGPNGSGKSTIVNLVSGLFPLTSGRILFNGDDISALPSHARVSLGIARTFQNIRLFGQLSVWQNLWVAQNSRLQRQEMFFKRWFGGSADVQAEIERTLEFFDLAHKRHELAANLSFGEQRRLEFARAISARPSLLLLDEPAAGMNAEEVDQLDARIRKMRDDGFTVLLIEHHVELVMSVADRIAVLNFGRKIAEGPPAAVQDDAAVREAYLGTR; this is encoded by the coding sequence GTGCTTGACCTTCAGGGCATCGCCAAATATTTCGGCGGCGTCCACGCGGTGGACGGAATCGACTTGACCGTGAAGCGCGGCGAGATTCTCGGCCTGATCGGGCCGAACGGCTCCGGCAAGAGCACGATCGTCAACCTGGTCTCCGGCCTGTTTCCATTGACCTCAGGCCGGATTCTCTTCAACGGCGACGATATCTCGGCCCTGCCGTCCCATGCGCGGGTGAGCCTTGGCATTGCACGAACCTTTCAGAATATCCGGCTATTCGGGCAACTGTCGGTCTGGCAGAACCTCTGGGTCGCGCAGAATTCCCGCCTGCAGCGGCAGGAAATGTTCTTCAAGCGCTGGTTCGGCGGCTCCGCAGACGTGCAGGCGGAAATCGAGCGGACGCTCGAATTCTTCGACCTTGCGCACAAGCGCCACGAGCTCGCCGCCAATCTCTCCTTCGGCGAGCAGCGGCGGCTGGAGTTTGCCCGCGCCATTTCCGCCAGGCCCAGCCTGCTGCTGCTCGACGAGCCGGCGGCGGGCATGAATGCCGAGGAGGTAGATCAGCTCGATGCCCGCATCCGCAAGATGCGCGATGACGGGTTCACCGTCCTGTTGATCGAGCATCACGTCGAGCTGGTCATGTCGGTCGCTGACCGGATCGCCGTTCTGAACTTTGGCCGCAAGATCGCCGAGGGGCCGCCGGCTGCCGTGCAGGACGATGCTGCCGTGCGCGAAGCCTATCTCGGCACGCGGTGA
- a CDS encoding branched-chain amino acid ABC transporter permease, producing MDFYLGLAQVIGVHTLLGLSAYCVLLTSQVSLAQAAFFAVGAYVAAILTVIFKWHLFAALGVSAVVSGLTACAVGFPALRVKGLMLVVATLAFGEAVRLFFFNFTYQIQAGELKIGPHGAEGFRQIRYFPEHGWSTFDVLVFIWLMVAIVMACLWWLDQSRAGAVMRAVGEDEVAAHSAGINVTAAKVSAMTIGGVIAGIGGGIFAHYTTHIEHAQFGVILATFAIAYPILGGLSNVFGTLLAVIFIQGFLIEGLRFLGDWRNLLFGALIVLAMNLRPRGFLDAGGIASLKRMLFAGKESSGA from the coding sequence ATGGATTTCTATCTCGGTCTCGCGCAGGTCATCGGCGTCCATACGCTGCTGGGGCTCTCGGCTTATTGCGTGCTGCTCACCAGCCAGGTGAGCCTGGCGCAGGCGGCCTTCTTCGCTGTCGGCGCCTATGTCGCGGCGATCCTCACCGTCATATTCAAGTGGCATCTGTTCGCCGCGCTCGGCGTTTCCGCCGTCGTTTCCGGCCTGACCGCCTGCGCCGTCGGCTTCCCCGCGCTACGCGTGAAAGGATTGATGCTGGTCGTCGCCACGCTCGCCTTCGGCGAGGCCGTGCGTCTGTTCTTCTTCAATTTCACCTACCAGATCCAGGCGGGCGAGCTGAAGATCGGTCCGCACGGCGCCGAAGGTTTTCGCCAGATCCGCTACTTCCCGGAGCATGGCTGGTCCACCTTCGACGTCCTCGTGTTCATCTGGCTGATGGTGGCGATCGTCATGGCATGCCTGTGGTGGCTCGATCAATCGCGCGCCGGTGCCGTGATGCGCGCGGTTGGTGAAGACGAGGTTGCGGCGCACAGCGCCGGCATCAACGTCACGGCGGCGAAGGTATCTGCGATGACCATCGGCGGCGTCATCGCCGGAATCGGCGGCGGCATTTTCGCGCACTACACGACGCACATCGAACATGCACAGTTCGGCGTCATTCTCGCTACCTTCGCCATCGCCTATCCGATCCTCGGCGGGCTTTCGAACGTGTTCGGCACGTTGCTCGCTGTCATCTTCATCCAGGGCTTCCTGATCGAGGGCCTGCGCTTTCTCGGCGATTGGCGCAATCTGCTGTTCGGCGCGCTGATCGTGCTTGCGATGAACCTGCGACCGCGCGGTTTTCTCGACGCGGGCGGCATCGCGTCCTTGAAACGCATGCTGTTCGCAGGCAAGGAGAGCTCCGGTGCTTGA
- a CDS encoding branched-chain amino acid ABC transporter permease encodes MDLLDLIDAVQSVADGLLFGSTYALLGIGFTLIFGVMHKINLSYAAASIGAAYGSLLLLSGFTAPAIVVFMAAALCGGVIGALVYFIGFKFIPVANPLATLMSTVGLLLLIDEIIVHTTQGVPLAYPALYSDVVVRLGPFMLRGDLMFVFVLGCACMVLFLLLLYRTRLGIATRAVSQQPVASQLCGISILQVNVLTFVVTGILGGIAGAMSGAAIGMLSPLLAQPLTVKGLIVTVIGGLGSIPGAIIAGLIVGGLESLFQFLRGVTERDLYIMMLLFAFLVFRPGGIFAKAPGRD; translated from the coding sequence GTGGACCTGCTTGATCTGATCGATGCCGTGCAGTCCGTCGCCGACGGATTGCTGTTCGGCTCCACCTACGCGCTGCTCGGAATAGGTTTCACACTCATCTTCGGTGTGATGCACAAGATTAACCTTTCCTATGCCGCAGCGTCGATCGGTGCTGCTTACGGAAGCCTGCTGCTTCTCAGCGGCTTCACCGCGCCGGCCATCGTCGTCTTCATGGCCGCAGCGCTGTGCGGCGGGGTGATCGGCGCGCTCGTCTATTTCATCGGCTTCAAGTTCATCCCCGTCGCCAATCCGCTGGCCACCTTGATGTCGACCGTGGGCCTGCTGTTGCTGATCGACGAGATTATCGTGCACACGACCCAAGGCGTGCCGCTGGCTTATCCGGCGCTGTACTCCGACGTGGTCGTCCGGCTCGGCCCGTTCATGCTGCGCGGAGACCTGATGTTCGTCTTCGTGCTTGGTTGCGCCTGCATGGTGCTGTTCCTGCTGCTGCTTTATCGGACCAGGCTGGGCATCGCCACGCGTGCCGTCTCGCAGCAGCCGGTCGCCTCGCAGCTCTGCGGCATCAGTATCCTGCAGGTGAACGTCCTGACCTTCGTGGTCACCGGCATACTGGGCGGCATTGCCGGTGCCATGAGCGGCGCGGCGATCGGCATGCTGTCGCCGCTGTTGGCCCAGCCGCTCACCGTCAAGGGCCTGATTGTCACCGTGATCGGCGGCCTCGGCAGCATACCGGGGGCGATCATCGCCGGCCTGATCGTGGGCGGGCTGGAGAGCCTGTTCCAGTTCCTGCGCGGTGTGACCGAACGGGACCTCTACATTATGATGCTCTTGTTCGCCTTCCTCGTGTTCCGGCCGGGAGGCATCTTCGCTAAGGCGCCAGGGCGCGACTGA
- a CDS encoding ABC transporter substrate-binding protein, with amino-acid sequence MRIVNVAVAALLAGTMTGLSGGALAQERTVKITGFGAKSGVVRVFGVNSEAAMKAAAEEINKAGGVTLGDGTKAKLSAEFLDDRCNAEEGISVIRRIASSDAFVAVGPTCSNVAESLFGILQKKVGDASDSGLQFPVFADVAAKGGLAAISEWAFRNVPSELEMYKSLFAWLKREHPNLKTIYGGVEKDFAHSNATYGVMKKQAEENGFQVLGTGEWLLNDTTFSTQVREMRRANPEIVAISAHPFTTCGVLREMDRQGVKPKLLIGLTSSSSIETLQGCAKQAEGIIIPTSFAPVTPEAKAAAENVSKQGGSMDLHSAAAYEIMFILKDVIESQKIMAKPDTVQADRNKMRQGLAALKETKGLLGTVGRTNDREAIKPYLYVHAKEGSWQVLHKPSS; translated from the coding sequence ATGAGAATTGTCAATGTTGCGGTGGCCGCGCTGCTTGCCGGCACGATGACCGGTCTTTCGGGCGGCGCTCTGGCCCAGGAGCGTACAGTCAAGATCACCGGCTTCGGCGCCAAATCCGGCGTCGTCCGCGTGTTCGGCGTCAACAGCGAGGCGGCCATGAAGGCGGCGGCCGAGGAGATCAACAAGGCGGGCGGCGTCACCCTGGGCGACGGCACGAAAGCGAAGCTTTCGGCCGAATTTCTCGATGATCGCTGCAATGCCGAAGAGGGAATCTCCGTCATCCGCCGCATCGCTTCGTCGGATGCCTTTGTGGCAGTCGGACCGACCTGCTCGAACGTTGCCGAGTCGCTTTTCGGCATCCTGCAGAAGAAGGTGGGCGATGCCTCCGACAGCGGCCTGCAATTTCCCGTTTTCGCCGACGTCGCTGCCAAGGGCGGCCTCGCTGCGATTTCCGAGTGGGCGTTTCGCAACGTCCCGAGTGAGCTCGAAATGTACAAGTCGCTGTTCGCGTGGCTGAAGCGGGAGCATCCCAATCTGAAGACGATCTACGGCGGCGTCGAAAAGGACTTTGCGCATTCGAATGCCACGTACGGCGTGATGAAGAAGCAGGCCGAGGAGAACGGCTTCCAGGTGCTCGGGACCGGCGAGTGGCTGCTGAATGACACGACCTTCTCGACGCAGGTGCGCGAAATGCGCCGTGCCAATCCGGAGATCGTCGCCATTTCCGCCCACCCATTCACGACCTGCGGGGTGCTGCGTGAGATGGACCGCCAGGGCGTGAAGCCGAAACTCCTGATCGGCCTGACCAGTTCGTCCAGCATCGAGACGCTGCAGGGTTGCGCCAAGCAGGCGGAGGGCATCATCATACCGACCAGTTTTGCGCCCGTCACCCCGGAGGCGAAAGCCGCGGCCGAGAACGTTTCCAAGCAAGGCGGCAGCATGGATCTGCACAGCGCGGCGGCCTACGAGATCATGTTCATCCTCAAGGACGTGATCGAGAGCCAGAAGATCATGGCAAAGCCCGACACCGTCCAGGCCGACCGCAACAAGATGCGTCAGGGGTTGGCCGCGTTGAAGGAAACAAAAGGGCTGCTCGGCACGGTCGGGCGCACCAACGACCGCGAAGCGATCAAGCCGTACCTCTACGTGCATGCGAAGGAGGGGAGCTGGCAGGTCCTCCACAAGCCTTCGTCGTGA
- a CDS encoding acyl-CoA synthetase, giving the protein MVRSPQGKRAARPKRTISRPARKTRAAKSNRRSPDSAGNGVFSGLGRSEANFSSLTPVSFLPRSAEIYPDRIAVIHDERRYSYRQFYERVRRLASALAGAGVKRGDTVSVMLPNVPAMVEAHYGVPMLGAVLNAINTRLEAATITYILQHAEAKVLITDREFAAQVGPALAALKRRPLVIDVDDELYTGPGERLGKVEYEAFIAKGDPNFAWSAPADESSAIALNYTSGTTGNPKGVVYHHRGTFLESVGNIMAWPMPPKPVYLWTLPMFHCNGWCFPWSVVAMSGTHVCLRKVDPALIFPMIVENGVTHMCGAPTVLTMLTSAPAEQLRRFNHVVEIQTGGSPPPAKVIKAMEQLGFRVTHIYGMTELQGPSTYCAPQDDWSVLPLAERAGFVARQGVRYPVVEGQMVADARTMKPVPRDGRSIGEIMVRGNTVMLGYLKEPKATFDAFRGGWMHTGDLAVEHPNGYVEIKDRAKDIIISGGENISSVEVEIALYKHPAVQLAAVVARPDSKWGETPCAFVQLKPGAQATEDEIIAFCRDRLAHFKAPKSVVFGPLPTTATGKVQKFTLRERARSL; this is encoded by the coding sequence ATGGTACGATCACCGCAAGGTAAGCGCGCAGCGCGCCCAAAGCGAACGATCTCCAGGCCAGCACGCAAGACGCGTGCGGCGAAGTCCAATCGACGGTCGCCCGACAGCGCCGGCAACGGGGTGTTTTCCGGTCTCGGCCGCAGCGAAGCAAACTTCTCCTCGCTCACGCCCGTTTCCTTCCTGCCGCGCTCGGCCGAGATCTATCCGGATCGGATCGCGGTGATCCACGACGAGCGGCGCTACAGCTATCGCCAGTTCTATGAGCGCGTCCGTCGCCTCGCGTCGGCGCTCGCTGGCGCCGGCGTCAAGCGTGGCGATACCGTCTCGGTCATGCTGCCGAACGTACCGGCGATGGTCGAGGCGCATTATGGTGTGCCGATGCTCGGTGCGGTGCTGAACGCCATCAACACCCGTCTCGAGGCGGCAACGATCACCTATATTCTCCAGCACGCTGAGGCGAAGGTGCTGATCACCGACCGCGAGTTCGCGGCGCAGGTTGGTCCCGCGCTTGCGGCGCTGAAAAGGCGGCCGCTGGTGATCGATGTCGACGACGAGCTCTATACCGGGCCCGGCGAACGGCTCGGCAAGGTCGAGTACGAGGCGTTCATCGCCAAGGGCGATCCGAACTTCGCCTGGAGTGCGCCGGCCGACGAGAGCAGCGCGATCGCGCTCAATTACACATCGGGCACCACCGGCAACCCGAAGGGCGTCGTCTATCATCACCGCGGCACTTTCCTCGAGTCCGTCGGCAACATCATGGCCTGGCCGATGCCCCCGAAGCCGGTCTATCTTTGGACTCTGCCGATGTTCCACTGCAACGGCTGGTGTTTCCCTTGGTCGGTGGTGGCGATGAGCGGCACGCATGTGTGCCTGCGCAAGGTCGATCCGGCGCTGATCTTCCCGATGATTGTCGAGAACGGCGTAACGCACATGTGTGGCGCGCCGACGGTGCTGACGATGCTGACGTCGGCGCCAGCCGAGCAACTTCGCCGATTCAACCATGTGGTGGAAATCCAGACCGGCGGTTCGCCGCCGCCGGCCAAGGTGATCAAAGCGATGGAGCAACTCGGCTTCCGCGTCACGCACATCTACGGCATGACAGAGCTGCAGGGTCCTTCGACCTATTGCGCGCCGCAGGATGACTGGTCGGTGCTGCCGCTCGCAGAACGCGCCGGCTTCGTCGCGCGCCAGGGCGTCCGCTATCCCGTGGTCGAAGGGCAGATGGTGGCCGATGCTAGGACGATGAAGCCGGTGCCCCGCGACGGCCGGTCGATCGGCGAGATCATGGTTCGCGGCAACACGGTGATGCTCGGCTACCTGAAGGAGCCGAAGGCGACGTTCGACGCCTTCCGCGGCGGCTGGATGCACACCGGCGACCTCGCGGTCGAACATCCGAACGGCTACGTGGAGATCAAGGATCGCGCGAAGGACATCATCATCTCGGGCGGCGAGAACATCTCCAGCGTCGAAGTCGAGATCGCGCTCTACAAGCACCCGGCGGTGCAGCTCGCCGCCGTCGTCGCGCGGCCGGATTCGAAATGGGGCGAGACGCCCTGCGCCTTCGTGCAGCTCAAGCCCGGCGCTCAGGCGACCGAGGACGAGATCATCGCCTTCTGCCGCGACCGGCTCGCGCACTTCAAGGCGCCGAAGTCGGTGGTGTTCGGGCCGCTGCCGACGACTGCAACCGGCAAGGTGCAGAAATTCACGCTGAGGGAGCGCGCGCGAAGCCTATAA
- a CDS encoding ABC transporter substrate-binding protein encodes MRPLSSFGLRAALAAFVFLLAVPASLAQQPIKVGIVTFLSGPAAGPFGIPARNAAELTAELLNAGTVPAPYTQKGFGGTPIELVIIDEAGGPQKQVAEYRNLVPRVDIVIGYISSGDCLAIAPVAEEQKKLTVLFDCGTPRIFEDASYKHVFRTGPTGTMDNVSVALYLVERTPNVKSIAGLNQNYAWGQDSWADFENAMKTLKPGIEVKTSQMPKLFAGQFGAEITTLLGSGAEVIHSSMWGGDLEGLVLQGAPRGLFEKHKVVLSAGEPAINRLGTRIPDGTILGARGPFGPFAPDTDLARWLKTTYQDRYHVPPNYASFKMTQAILGVKAAYEKAKGNGKEAPDQDKIIAALENLTFQGPGGPVKMALGKGHQAIMDAAVGTTKVEGGELKIVDIARYSAAKVNPPDGVKSEAWIKSGLKK; translated from the coding sequence ATGCGACCATTATCGAGCTTCGGGTTGCGCGCGGCCTTGGCCGCGTTCGTCTTTCTGCTGGCGGTGCCGGCTTCGCTGGCGCAACAGCCTATCAAGGTCGGCATCGTGACATTCCTGTCCGGTCCGGCCGCTGGTCCGTTCGGGATTCCCGCCCGCAACGCGGCCGAGCTGACGGCCGAGTTGCTCAACGCAGGCACCGTACCCGCACCCTATACCCAAAAGGGCTTCGGCGGAACGCCGATCGAGCTCGTCATCATCGACGAGGCGGGTGGCCCGCAGAAGCAAGTGGCCGAGTATCGCAATCTCGTGCCAAGAGTCGACATCGTGATCGGCTATATCTCGAGCGGCGATTGCCTTGCGATTGCGCCCGTTGCCGAGGAGCAGAAGAAGCTCACCGTCCTGTTCGACTGCGGCACGCCGCGCATCTTCGAGGACGCAAGCTACAAACATGTATTCCGCACCGGTCCGACCGGCACGATGGATAACGTGTCCGTCGCGCTTTATCTGGTGGAGCGCACCCCCAACGTAAAGTCGATTGCAGGCCTCAATCAGAACTATGCCTGGGGTCAGGACTCCTGGGCGGACTTCGAGAACGCCATGAAGACCCTCAAGCCTGGCATCGAGGTGAAGACCTCGCAGATGCCGAAGCTTTTTGCGGGTCAGTTCGGCGCCGAAATCACCACGCTTCTCGGTAGTGGGGCGGAGGTAATCCATTCCAGCATGTGGGGCGGCGATCTTGAGGGCCTCGTGCTGCAGGGCGCACCGCGTGGCCTGTTCGAGAAGCACAAGGTGGTGCTGTCAGCCGGCGAACCGGCCATCAACAGGCTGGGCACGCGGATTCCGGACGGAACCATTCTGGGGGCGCGTGGTCCGTTCGGGCCGTTCGCACCGGACACTGATCTCGCGCGCTGGCTGAAGACCACCTACCAGGACCGCTACCACGTTCCGCCGAACTATGCGTCCTTTAAGATGACGCAGGCAATCCTCGGCGTGAAGGCGGCCTACGAGAAGGCCAAGGGCAACGGCAAGGAGGCACCCGACCAGGACAAGATCATCGCCGCGCTCGAGAACCTGACCTTCCAAGGCCCCGGCGGGCCGGTAAAGATGGCGCTCGGCAAGGGCCATCAGGCGATCATGGATGCCGCCGTCGGCACGACCAAGGTCGAGGGCGGTGAGCTCAAGATCGTCGATATCGCGCGCTATTCCGCGGCCAAGGTGAATCCACCCGACGGCGTGAAAAGCGAAGCCTGGATCAAGTCTGGCCTCAAGAAATAA